In Triticum aestivum cultivar Chinese Spring chromosome 5B, IWGSC CS RefSeq v2.1, whole genome shotgun sequence, the following proteins share a genomic window:
- the LOC123116183 gene encoding protein TIFY 10c: MEGAGSGGKMGGGEGMAGRAGAGAAWAAKEKTGFAATCSLLSRYMKEKKGGALQGLVGLDMSPPAAVVDEGGAFQPPTTMNLLSGLEEPNAAHVELPLEKSSVGQFLKATTDNQDAREDAHQLTIFYGGKVVVVDNFPSTKVKDLLQMADGAGDKAGSSSLVQQSPPQPSQNTLPDLPIARRNSLHRFLEKRKGRIVAKAPYQINSASAAPSKQANGDNSWLGLGQEVTN; the protein is encoded by the exons ATGGAAGGGGCGGGGAGCGGCGGGAAgatgggaggaggagaggggaTGGCCGGCCGTGCCGGTGCCGGTGCTGCGTGGGCGGCCAAGGAGAAGACCGGCTTCGCCGCCACCTGCAGCCTCCTGAGCCGCTACATGAAGGAGAAGAAGGGCGGCGCACTGCAGGGCCTCGTCGGCCTCGACATGTCGCCGCCGGCTGCCGTCGTCGATGAAGGAG GAGCTTTCCAGCCGCCCACCACCATGAACCTGCTTTCGGGGCTAGAGGAGCCAAACGCCGCGCACGTGGAGCTCCCCCTCGAGAAATCTAGTGTTGGCCAGTTTCTCAAGGCCACAACTGACAACCAAGATGCCAGAGAGGATGCGCACCAGCTCACCATCTTCTACGGTGGAAAAGTGGTCGTGGTTGACAACTTCCCGTCCACCAAGGTCAAGGATTTGCTGCAGATGGCCGACGGCGCCGGAGACAAGGCCGGGAGCAGCAGCCTCGTTCAGCAGAGCCCTCCCCAGCCTTCACAGAACACTCTCCCTG ATCTGCCAATAGCGAGGAGGAACTCACTCCATAGGTTTCTCGAGAAAAGAAAGGGCAG GATAGTGGCGAAGGCGCCTTACCAAATTAACAGCGCATCGGCGGCTCCGTCCAAGCAAGCTAATGGTGACAACTCCTGGCTCGGGCTAGGCCAAGAAGTGACAAACTGA